The genomic segment GAATGCCGAGTGCAGGGATTCCTTGCAGCCGGGCATGTCTGTTCAATAATGGGTTACATTGAATACGAGTCTATTGCAAGAGAGTACAACGTACCCATAGTTGTTACCGGTTTTGAACCACTCGATATCCTTGAGGGAATTCACATGTGCCTGAAGCAGCTGGAGGAAAGCAGGGCGGAAGTTGAAAACCAGTACACGCGCTCAGTAAACAGGAATGGTAATCCCGAAGCCATCGATATGATACGTGAAGTATTTAAAGTAATTGACAGGAAATGGCGGGGGATAGGTGCAATACCGGCAAGTGGACTCGGGTTGAGGGATAAATATTCGAAATTCGACGCCGCAGAACGATTCGGTGTCAGCGGACATACAGTCGAGGAGTCAGGCGAATGCATATCAGGACAGGTTTTAACAGGTGAGAAAAAACCTGACGAATGTACCGCTTTCGGTGGTAAATGTACCCCGGAACATCCACTTGGAGCCCTGATGGTATCATCCGAGGGAGCATGTGCTGCATATTATCGCTACAGATTAACCAGGAGTAACCGATGATTCCAAACGAAAGCTGCCCTATACCTCTATCTGATTACCCTGAAGTAACCATGGCGCACGGCGGCGGTGGAAAGCTCATGCATGACCTAATCAGCAGGATGATGTACAGAGTCTTCTCAAATCCAATTCTGGATGCTCAGCATGATGGGGCTGTTCTTAAAATCAAAGGCGGGAAAATTGCATTTTCTACCGATTCGCATGTAATTACCCCTCTGTTCTTTCCGGGAGGTGATATCGGATATCTT from the Candidatus Aegiribacteria sp. genome contains:
- the hypD gene encoding hydrogenase formation protein HypD is translated as MKYVSEYRDRAAAEEYAERINQLVSREWTIMEVCGGQTHSILKYGIDKLLPKSISLIHGPGCPVCVTPIELIDQAIEIAGNKNVILCSFGDMLRVPGSTQDLMGVRASGGDIRIVYSPIDAVKIAEQNPLKNVVFFGVGFETTVPVTAAAIIQADHLNLDNFYMLVSHVLVPPAMQAVLSNPECRVQGFLAAGHVCSIMGYIEYESIAREYNVPIVVTGFEPLDILEGIHMCLKQLEESRAEVENQYTRSVNRNGNPEAIDMIREVFKVIDRKWRGIGAIPASGLGLRDKYSKFDAAERFGVSGHTVEESGECISGQVLTGEKKPDECTAFGGKCTPEHPLGALMVSSEGACAAYYRYRLTRSNR